One stretch of Pseudomonas fragi DNA includes these proteins:
- a CDS encoding MoaD/ThiS family protein encodes MKIKLSGNLARFVNYKKELKLEGDGIQTVGDALHALVVNYPVLKDIIFDKNHSVKKGYLISLNGEKVDAAVKVSAGGEGDCLDIFTAIAGG; translated from the coding sequence ATGAAGATCAAGTTGTCAGGCAATTTGGCACGTTTTGTTAACTATAAAAAAGAGTTGAAACTGGAGGGCGATGGTATTCAGACCGTAGGCGATGCGTTGCACGCGTTGGTGGTGAATTATCCGGTATTGAAAGATATTATTTTTGATAAGAATCACAGCGTTAAAAAAGGCTATTTGATTTCTTTGAATGGCGAAAAAGTTGACGCAGCAGTTAAAGTAAGTGCAGGCGGTGAGGGTGATTGTCTTGATATTTTTACTGCGATAGCCGGGGGGTGA
- the moeB gene encoding molybdopterin-synthase adenylyltransferase MoeB — translation MSREGDAIEHEQLTAGEMGMYSRHLLIPAIGIKGQLALKNASVLMIGAGGLGCPALLYLAAAGVGRLGIIDADQINVSNVHRQVLFRITDKGQNKVDVAKRRLQKLNPYIEIETWIERFNLDNAQALVADYDIIVDGTDNFTAKYLINDACFYGGKPLVYGAIMQFEGHVTVFNALDEQGRRGANYRDLYDGPPDAALAPNCAEAGVLGVLPGMIGCFQANEVIKLITGIGRPLVNRLMVYDALEATSREIVFSPVGDNPLRDPLRQPVLEEMAQVCSAPGVTDDFMLSIEDFAALISETSIHLIDVREGHEREQVSIGGEHVPLEQVGERVAQCLSDRPIVLYCQSGVRSQKVARILAQQALRSPIFSLKGGLSAFLGADTYAQIMAELVFCKCPMSHQARV, via the coding sequence ATGAGCAGGGAGGGTGATGCGATCGAGCATGAGCAACTTACCGCGGGTGAGATGGGGATGTACTCCCGTCATTTGCTGATCCCCGCGATCGGCATCAAAGGTCAACTGGCATTGAAAAATGCCAGTGTTTTAATGATTGGTGCTGGCGGCCTGGGGTGCCCGGCGCTGCTTTATCTGGCGGCTGCCGGGGTGGGGCGGCTGGGAATTATCGATGCCGACCAGATCAATGTGTCCAATGTGCACCGCCAGGTGCTGTTTCGCATCACCGATAAAGGTCAGAACAAGGTCGATGTCGCCAAGCGGCGTTTGCAAAAACTCAATCCCTATATCGAGATCGAAACCTGGATTGAGCGCTTCAACCTCGACAATGCCCAGGCGCTTGTGGCTGATTACGACATCATTGTCGATGGCACTGACAACTTTACCGCCAAGTACTTGATCAACGATGCCTGTTTCTATGGCGGCAAGCCGCTGGTGTATGGCGCCATCATGCAGTTCGAGGGGCACGTCACGGTGTTTAACGCGCTGGATGAGCAAGGCCGTCGTGGCGCCAATTATCGTGATCTCTACGATGGTCCGCCTGATGCTGCGTTGGCGCCCAACTGCGCGGAAGCCGGGGTGTTGGGGGTGCTGCCTGGCATGATCGGCTGCTTTCAGGCCAATGAAGTGATCAAACTGATTACCGGGATCGGGCGGCCGCTGGTCAACCGCCTGATGGTCTACGACGCCCTTGAGGCCACGAGCCGGGAGATCGTTTTTTCGCCTGTCGGCGATAACCCTCTCAGGGACCCGCTGCGCCAGCCAGTGCTGGAAGAAATGGCGCAAGTCTGTAGCGCGCCAGGTGTCACCGATGACTTTATGCTGAGCATTGAAGACTTTGCCGCGCTGATCAGTGAGACATCGATCCATCTGATTGATGTGCGTGAAGGGCATGAGCGCGAACAGGTTTCGATCGGTGGCGAACATGTCCCGTTGGAGCAGGTGGGCGAGCGGGTCGCACAGTGCCTGAGCGACAGGCCAATCGTGCTTTACTGCCAGTCGGGTGTGCGCAGCCAGAAGGTGGCGAGAATCCTCGCGCAGCAAGCACTCCGGTCACCGATTTTCAGTTTGAAAGGCGGCTTGAGCGCGTTTTTGGGCGCAGATACCTATGCGCAGATAATGGCTGAACTGGTGTTCTGCAAATGTCCCATGAGCCATCAGGCTCGCGTGTAA
- a CDS encoding HD domain-containing protein, with amino-acid sequence MDIEKIKGRLEFLREAEKLKDVLRSAHTSSGRTESTAEHSWRLCLMAVVFGDYLTGLDRLKMLKMCVIHDLGEAISGDIPAINKDSFPNKSEQERSDLILLTNTLDESLKAEILALWDDYENALSPEAVAVKALDKLETMLQHNQGKNPADFDYEFNLAYGKKYTDAAPLFEALRNIIDEETKANMLLNPK; translated from the coding sequence ATGGACATCGAAAAAATCAAAGGGCGCCTTGAATTTCTGCGTGAGGCGGAAAAGCTCAAGGATGTACTTAGAAGCGCACACACCTCTTCCGGGCGCACCGAAAGCACGGCAGAGCACAGCTGGCGCTTATGCCTGATGGCCGTCGTCTTTGGAGATTATCTGACCGGTCTCGACAGGTTAAAAATGCTCAAGATGTGTGTAATTCACGACTTGGGAGAGGCCATCAGCGGTGACATTCCCGCCATCAATAAAGATTCGTTCCCCAACAAGAGCGAGCAAGAGAGGAGCGACCTCATTCTCTTGACCAATACTCTGGATGAATCATTAAAAGCCGAGATATTGGCACTTTGGGACGACTACGAAAATGCTTTGTCACCAGAGGCGGTAGCCGTCAAGGCGCTAGATAAGTTGGAAACAATGCTTCAGCACAACCAAGGCAAGAACCCAGCGGACTTCGATTACGAATTCAATCTTGCCTATGGCAAAAAATACACAGATGCCGCCCCTCTATTCGAGGCGCTTCGCAATATCATCGACGAAGAAACCAAAGCTAATATGCTTTTGAATCCGAAATAA
- a CDS encoding helix-turn-helix domain-containing protein, whose protein sequence is MPDMLLKPSLPGVMLRRWRLLHQVKQSHAAELFSVTQSTISRWESGVLDLDSLAHEKLEKLLAARLTTAADQALGRMVRESSRPVHLICDLTHRLLACSSSRAAQFASPVSELLGSSLWRFATPTIISMEADLDRLGWREAFAPPALEFLTGDNHSSIVPISQSLCRWTQIPLSDGATTRLVESL, encoded by the coding sequence ATGCCTGATATGTTGCTAAAACCTTCGTTGCCTGGAGTCATGCTCCGGCGATGGCGTCTCTTGCACCAAGTCAAACAATCACATGCCGCAGAGTTGTTTAGCGTTACCCAATCGACTATCTCTCGCTGGGAAAGTGGCGTACTGGATTTGGATTCCCTCGCACACGAAAAGCTTGAGAAGTTGCTGGCTGCTCGCCTCACTACAGCCGCAGATCAAGCGCTGGGCCGAATGGTTCGTGAAAGCTCGCGCCCCGTTCATCTCATTTGTGATTTGACGCACCGTTTGCTTGCTTGTTCATCTTCACGAGCAGCCCAGTTCGCAAGTCCTGTCAGCGAGCTGCTGGGTAGTTCTTTATGGCGCTTCGCTACGCCAACTATTATTAGCATGGAAGCTGACCTGGATAGATTGGGTTGGCGGGAAGCCTTCGCACCACCAGCGCTGGAATTTCTAACGGGCGACAATCATTCGTCCATTGTTCCGATCAGCCAAAGCTTATGTCGCTGGACACAAATCCCCCTTTCGGACGGAGCAACAACACGCCTGGTTGAGTCGCTCTGA